The window GCGTATCTTTGAAGCAAGCCACAAAAGCATGATGCCAGTCTTTAGATTCTCGTGTTTTAGATTTTATATCTTTTTGTCTATCAAGATATGCCATCGCACACATCGTAGAGCTAGAATCCAGTCCTCCGCTTAAAGCTGTGCCGATAGATACATCAGATCGCATTCTAAGCCTTACAGAATCTAAAAACAACTCTCTAAATCTCTCCACTGCTTTTGTATAGTCTGGAAGTGGGGTGATAAGATTGTCTAAAATTGAGTAATATCGCTCTATTTTTAGAGTTTTTTGTGTATTGCAAGAATTATGTGAATTAGTATATGGCTCATAATAGGCAAAATGTGAATGAGGGAAACGTTTAATGCCTTTGATTAGAGTTTTCTCACTTCCTTCATAATCAAATATATTCTGCATTTTTGTCATTGTAGTAAAATCACTAGCAGGGCTTACTTCACTAAGATATGGATAAATTGCTTTCATTTCAGAAGCAAATACAAATAAATCTTGATTATTTTTATCTTTAATGAAAGCATAAAAAAGCGGCTTTTTGCCAAATCTATCGCGAGAAAGAAAAAGTCGTCTTTTCTTACAATCCCAAATTGCCAACGCCCACATACCATTAAAACGATTAAGGCATTGCTCACCCCATGCATCAAAGCTAGCAAGAATTACTTCAGTATCAGAATCTGTATAAAATATATAACCCTTAGCAACTAGCTCTTGACGTAATTCTAAGAAATTATAAATCTCTCCATTAAATACAATATGATATTCCCCCCCCCCAGAGTGAGATTTATAAGCCATTGGTTGCTTGGCATTATTGCTTAAATCAATGATAGAAAGTCTTCTATGCCCCAAAGAGATATATTTATCATGATATACACCAAAATCATCAGGTCCTCTGTGAGTTAGTGTATCAAGTGCTTGATTGAAATGATTGGGATTTGTATTTGGAATAGTGCCTAAGATTCCACACATACCGGCTCCTTTAAATATTTTATTAGATTGCATTTAAGGTAGATTCTAAATCTAAAATTATAGCTTGCATAATAGTTTGTATAGCTTAAATTTTATAGCGTTATCTCGCCTATATAAATGCAGATTCTACATACTATCAAGTTTTGTAAAATGATTAAAATATTAACTTTTATAAAAATTTTCTACTTCGATTTTATCACTAAATGGAATCTTCTCTTCTCCTATGATTTGATAGGTTTCATCGCCTTTGCCAAGTATAAGCAAGATTTCATCATTTTTTAACTCACTTAGTGCTAGAGCAATTGCTTTTGCTCTATCTGCTTCTACTACAACTTTATCTTTATTTTTTATACCAACTAAAATATCATCTATGATTTGTTCTTTTTTCTCACTTCGCGGATTATCACTTGTTAGATAAATTTTATTTGTAAAAATATTAGCTATCTCACCCATTTTTGGACGCTTTGTCTTATCTCTATCTCCACCTGCTCCAAAAAGGACTTTTGTCTTTTGTCCAAGAAATGCTTCAAATATATTTTTCATACTATCTGCAGTATGTGCAAAATCTACAATCACAAGCGGATTACTCCAAACAACTTGCATCCTGCCTTCTACACCACCAAAATCATCTAATGCAGCTGCTATAGATTGAATCTCTATATTTGGATTTAGTATTTTTACTGCAGCAATAGAGGCTAAAATATTATAAAGATTGTATTTGCCAACCAAAGTAGAAGAAAATATACCCTCCTCTCTTATTTTATTTTTAAAATCATTCCAGATAATATGTCCGCTTATAGAATCTTTTAGGCTATATGCACTAGGGGTGAGATTTGCACTATTTTCAATACCATAAGTCCAAGTATTAATGACATTAAATCTTGCATTTGTAGAATCTTTATTGATAAGTT of the Helicobacter sp. MIT 99-5507 genome contains:
- the asnB gene encoding asparagine synthase (glutamine-hydrolyzing) translates to MCGILGTIPNTNPNHFNQALDTLTHRGPDDFGVYHDKYISLGHRRLSIIDLSNNAKQPMAYKSHSGGGEYHIVFNGEIYNFLELRQELVAKGYIFYTDSDTEVILASFDAWGEQCLNRFNGMWALAIWDCKKRRLFLSRDRFGKKPLFYAFIKDKNNQDLFVFASEMKAIYPYLSEVSPASDFTTMTKMQNIFDYEGSEKTLIKGIKRFPHSHFAYYEPYTNSHNSCNTQKTLKIERYYSILDNLITPLPDYTKAVERFRELFLDSVRLRMRSDVSIGTALSGGLDSSSTMCAMAYLDRQKDIKSKTRESKDWHHAFVACFKDTPLDESQYAAKVVDFLGIKATFLEINPLKFWDKLEHYFYMFEDLYITSPIPMIAIYQALKQNNVSVTLDGHGADELFSGYGHLIEALWDAKFKPTKALDILHTLNQTRAQPSPNKALYKEGARFLLKTFIKKTTGYKLKLPKTRTHRNFDKLDYFSSHLYEIFYQTILPTLLRNYDRYSMINSVEIRMPFMDHRLVEFVFSLPFDYKIRGGYTKRLIRDSVDCFMPKEITWRKSKIGFNSPFTQWLERDKAHNGLKEWGLDLVHSKDFYECPLIENPAKIAHNMEKICNNQNSNYNVGEEIWCEINPYLWQKSLQNAVKFV
- a CDS encoding UDP-N-acetylmuramoyl-L-alanyl-D-glutamate--2,6-diaminopimelate ligase produces the protein MRIEIDNIIFSDDSREVLENPNSFIFVATKLNERFVDEVEKSGVKIITPLELKSYFKKMPKIIGITGTNGKTTTACCIYSILLSLGFKSALLGTRGFFINDKQILPKGLTTPTLLELYNDIKIALDYDCDYFVMEVSSHAIAQNRIEGLDFALKILTNITADHLDFHKNIEEYERVKNSFFSDESVKLINKDSTNARFNVINTWTYGIENSANLTPSAYSLKDSISGHIIWNDFKNKIREEGIFSSTLVGKYNLYNILASIAAVKILNPNIEIQSIAAALDDFGGVEGRMQVVWSNPLVIVDFAHTADSMKNIFEAFLGQKTKVLFGAGGDRDKTKRPKMGEIANIFTNKIYLTSDNPRSEKKEQIIDDILVGIKNKDKVVVEADRAKAIALALSELKNDEILLILGKGDETYQIIGEEKIPFSDKIEVENFYKS